The following nucleotide sequence is from Paenibacillus andongensis.
CGCCAATGAAGGCGTCCTGAATGTTCAGCTCGTTACTATACTGGGCAGTAAACGGTGCGGATGCGCCTTTCTTTTCTTTAAATGCTTTTAATACCGTATACCATTCGTCGATCGTCGTCGGAACCTGCAGGTTTAATTCATCCAGCCAGTCCTTGCGAATCATCGGACCTCGGAACACTAACCCATTGTCGGGACGAATCATCGGGAATACGTAATATTTGCCGCTGTCCGTTTTGATCATCTTGTCTAATTCCTTGTCTTGCTGAAGCAATTTCTTTAAGTTCGGCGCATTCTTGTCGATCAAATCATTAAGCGGAAGAATGACTTTATCTGCAATTGCTTTCTCGGGTCCGCCCGGATAAGCCGCAGTTCCGCCTCCACCCCAGTTATATTCAATAACATCCGGTAATTTATTAGATGCAATCATCAGATTGAACTGCTCCTTCGATTGCCCATCTGCCGGATGTGTATACTTCACTTTCACACCGGTTTCTTTTTCAAGCTGCATGCCAAAAGGTGATTCCGCCAGATTTGGAACAAAAGATGCCAAGTTGGTGTCGATCTGCTCCCAAGACGTTAGCGTTTCTTGTGTACTGATTGGATACTTAACTCCAGCTGCTGTTGGAGCAGCAGATGCTTTAGGTGAAGATGTGCTCACACCAGCCTCTTGTTTAGAACAACCAACGAACATACTAGATGCTACAACAACGCTTAATGCCATACTCAAAGACTTCTTGTTCACATATGTCCCCATGTAAATCCCCCTCAGATGAATTGTTTCTATGCACTTCGGTGCACCGTGGTTTCATTATGTAACGAAAACCATGCAGCGGATATCGTTAAAACCGAAACTGCATCATTAAAATCGCTAATAATCAACCTTCAATTTACGCAATCGCTATGTAAAAACGGAAAAGCCGCGCAAGCATGCTTGTACGGCTCCTTTCATGTCATTGAATATCTTTATATTTACCCGGTGTAATGCCCTCGAATTTCTTAAAAATCCGATTAAACGTATTCATGTCCGAGTATCCGACTTTTTTCGCAATGTCCGTGACAGATAAGACTTGAAGAGCAAGCAGCCGCTTTGCTTCTTCTAATCGGGTTCTGCTGATAAAATCAAGCAGCGCTTCGCCCGTCTGTGCTTTGAACTGTTTGGATAAATAGGAAGGCGTTAGCCCAAATTTATCGCCTACCATTGAGATGTTCAGATTCTCCTCAGCGTAATTGCTTTTGACATACAGGGTGACCTGCTGGCTAAGTTGGTTGTGATCCTGCCCACGGTCATCTTGAACGAATTGGCACACCTGGCTCAGTACTTCTCGAATCTGAACCTTCATTTCTTTGATCGTTGAACTGCTCATCAATCGGTCAATTTGATCTGTTTCGATAAACGCCCGATTACTGCTGTTCGTACCGATTTCATCCATCGTTTTCAGCAAGGTGCTGGTCAAATCGAACATGAGACACTTAGCGAGCGGAACGGACAAGGACGCGTCCGACACATTAATCTCGATGATTTCGTTAATGATCGCATTCGATTTCTCAAAATCGCCTGATTTCACAAAATTAATCAGCTGATGCTCTACAGGCAATGGATAATAATAGCTTCTGGATTGCCTAATCGTTTCTGAACTCGGTAAATCCTCGTACCCAATAATTTCTCCGCTCCCCATAACGAGCCTGTACTCCAAGGCTGCCAAGGTTTGCTGGTAAGCTGTAGGGATCCCATACATCTCCTGATGGATGCCGCTGATCGCCACAGTCAAATGGACATGGAAATGGTCCAGCAAGAATGATTTCACCTGCTCGGCAATGTGCTTCAACTCTTGCGAATCCGGATCTGTCCCGAAATTTACGATGCACGCTTGCATATTGTCTACTTCCGTAATGAAGGCCCGATTGTGATGACCGATCACTTCTTCAGCGACGTTCATAATAATGAAATGCAGCATCCTCACCTTCTCGGGAGCCGCATATTCGTCGATCTCAAACTTGCCGAAATGCTCGATGTGGAATAACAGAACAGCAAAATACGGCGATGCCAGCTGAATATCGTGAGCTGCAAGCGATTCGTGTATGGGGACATTTTGTTCCAAACGGCCTTTCAGCAGCCCCTGAAGAAAATGCGAACGAATAGCATCACGATGCTGATGCAGCCGGCGGTCAATCTGTTCTTTTTCTGCGAACGTATTGTTCAACGCATCCTGTAAAAATCCGTACTCATTCGAGCCTTCATGAAAGGATATCCCTGATTTCACAGAAAAGCTCCGAATAAGCAAGTTGATTGGGCCATAATTTTTTCTCAAAAAGAGATAGGTGACAAGTCCCCCCATGATAAGGCTCAAGATCACACTGGCGTAAATCAGCTTCTTCATGTATTTCATCTTATCGTCAAATAATTCGGCGGGAATCGTTGATATGTATTTCCACCCTGTGCTGCTAGAGGTGATATAGGAAACGGCTGACCTTTTGCCGGAATCCGCACTGAGAAACATCCCATTTTTACCAGAAAGCTTATCGTAATCCAGAAAGTCCATCCTAGATTCAAAGCCAGTTGAAGCAACTAGACGGTTTTCCTTATCTAAAACAGCTATCGAGGTTTTATCCGACGTGGATGGGATATTATCCAGAAGCTTCGAATCCTTAATCACAAACATGATGACCGCGCCTGGATGATCCGGGTTGGCGAGTATGACGGATTTCGCATACATCACTGCTTTGACTGCATGGCCGTCTTCCCTAAACGTGATGGGTGCATATTCCTGGATGTAAGGCTTCTCAAAGAACTTAGCCCACTCCTCATAACTCATCCCGTCTTTCTCGCGTATCTTTTCGTACAGCATGCGGCTGTTTGTGTGATCACGTGTGGATATCACCGTGTCGCTGTTCCTGTAGTAGATGTAGATTTGTTCAATGAAATCATTCGCTGTCTGGTATACCCGCAGATCGTTAGCGATGCTGACCAGATCGTAATAGTCGTTATCCGTCAAAGGCTTCACCGTGTTCATGAAACCGGTTACCAATTTACTCAAAGCAATTTCCAAGCTTAATCGTTCTATACCGCGAAGGCTGTTATCTATCGCCTGTTCCATCTGCTCCAGAGCTGAATTGTTCGCACGGTTGACTTCCGATTCCACGACGTGCCAGGCTGCTGCGTATAGAATCCCACTTATAATAATCGGGATCAAAAGTACAGAGATATATGAGATGAGCCACGTGACAATAACACTGCGTTTGTTGAACCGGATTCGAGCAAGACTCATTGGATTACCCCTCATCGCCATGATGTAACTGCT
It contains:
- a CDS encoding helix-turn-helix domain-containing protein; the encoded protein is MSLARIRFNKRSVIVTWLISYISVLLIPIIISGILYAAAWHVVESEVNRANNSALEQMEQAIDNSLRGIERLSLEIALSKLVTGFMNTVKPLTDNDYYDLVSIANDLRVYQTANDFIEQIYIYYRNSDTVISTRDHTNSRMLYEKIREKDGMSYEEWAKFFEKPYIQEYAPITFREDGHAVKAVMYAKSVILANPDHPGAVIMFVIKDSKLLDNIPSTSDKTSIAVLDKENRLVASTGFESRMDFLDYDKLSGKNGMFLSADSGKRSAVSYITSSSTGWKYISTIPAELFDDKMKYMKKLIYASVILSLIMGGLVTYLFLRKNYGPINLLIRSFSVKSGISFHEGSNEYGFLQDALNNTFAEKEQIDRRLHQHRDAIRSHFLQGLLKGRLEQNVPIHESLAAHDIQLASPYFAVLLFHIEHFGKFEIDEYAAPEKVRMLHFIIMNVAEEVIGHHNRAFITEVDNMQACIVNFGTDPDSQELKHIAEQVKSFLLDHFHVHLTVAISGIHQEMYGIPTAYQQTLAALEYRLVMGSGEIIGYEDLPSSETIRQSRSYYYPLPVEHQLINFVKSGDFEKSNAIINEIIEINVSDASLSVPLAKCLMFDLTSTLLKTMDEIGTNSSNRAFIETDQIDRLMSSSTIKEMKVQIREVLSQVCQFVQDDRGQDHNQLSQQVTLYVKSNYAEENLNISMVGDKFGLTPSYLSKQFKAQTGEALLDFISRTRLEEAKRLLALQVLSVTDIAKKVGYSDMNTFNRIFKKFEGITPGKYKDIQ